A window of Microcystis aeruginosa FD4 contains these coding sequences:
- a CDS encoding peroxiredoxin, which translates to MALTVGTIAPNFTTTDDTGKTVSLSDFQGKVVVLYFYPKDDTPGCTKQAQSFRDNYEQYQDKEIVVFGVSRDDQGSHAQFKEKYGLPFQLLVDTNGAITKAYDVDGGGYSKRVTYIIDAEGKISHVDDKVNTASHASDILCVVG; encoded by the coding sequence ATGGCTTTAACCGTTGGAACAATCGCGCCGAACTTTACCACCACCGACGATACTGGAAAAACCGTTTCCCTGTCGGATTTTCAAGGTAAAGTCGTAGTTTTATACTTCTATCCCAAAGATGACACCCCTGGCTGCACCAAGCAAGCGCAAAGCTTCCGGGATAACTACGAACAATACCAAGACAAGGAAATAGTAGTCTTCGGGGTGAGCAGGGATGACCAGGGTTCCCATGCACAATTTAAAGAAAAATACGGCCTACCCTTCCAATTGCTAGTAGATACCAATGGTGCTATCACCAAAGCTTATGATGTCGATGGTGGTGGCTATTCTAAGCGCGTCACCTATATCATCGATGCAGAAGGCAAAATTAGCCATGTGGATGACAAAGTGAATACCGCTAGTCACGCATCGGATATTCTCTGTGTAGTCGGTTAA